The DNA segment AGACAAATAGAACAATACCACCTGATGATGTTGTATGTAATATGGTTGAAATATATAAAGCACCTTGGCTTGGCTATAAGCACTTAAAACAATACACGAAAGTTGGGCAAAAATATCTTCCAGATCTAAATCTAACGATTTTACCTGAATCGGTATTGACACTGCAGAGTGAAACAGATGATTTGGAAATTGTCAAAAAAGACATGATTAAGATAGCCGCTGATGGCGTAGTAGATGAAA comes from the Thermoanaerobacterium aotearoense genome and includes:
- a CDS encoding helix-turn-helix domain-containing protein, whose translation is MNKYCTNIYKEDRKASGLTQEQAAELLHISTRSLIDYETNRTIPPDDVVCNMVEIYKAPWLGYKHLKQYTKVGQKYLPDLNLTILPESVLTLQSETDDLEIVKKDMIKIAADGVVDETEKDRWQRVTKEISEMAGAALAVIFAR